The DNA segment CAATTCCAGTCCGATGCGGTCGTCGAACAACCTGGTATCCAGGCCCAACTCATACGACTTGGAAGTTGCCGGCTTCAAACGGGTATTGGGAATAGTTCCTTCATTCACATAAGCTAAAGACTGTCCCAGGTGCTGCTGACCGAAGTAATAAGTCAGAGATTGTGCATAAGCAGAAATATCCGAATCACTTCCGGTTTTCGACCAGGCAGTACGCAATTTGGCAAAACTCACCCAGGAAGGCATAGTCATCGCTTGTGACGCCACGAAACTCAAACTTGCTGAGGGATAAAATATGCTGTTTGAGGCTCTGCTTAAGGTAGAGAACCAATCGTTACGTCCGGTAAAGGTGGCATACAAATATCCTTTATAGCCCAATTCTGCAGAAGCAAAAAGGGAGTTGAATTGTTTTTTGTACAGGTTATAGCTTCTTCCCTGTGTCACGGTATTATTTACGGAATAAAAGAAAGGAACGATAAACTGACTTCCCGAAGCATTTAAATTGGACTCCTTACTTTTCATGATGTTTCCACCCACAAAGGCATCCACAGAAAAATCATTGGCTACATTTTTCTTGAAGCCCAACATCAACTGCGAATTGAACTCTCCCACATAGCGTTGATTTTCACTCATTCCTCCACTGGCAATTGCACTCCCTTCCGGGGTTACATTTTCCGAAAGGCGGTAAGCGAAATCGGTTCCAGCCAGTAAACGTGCATATAGATAAGAAGTAAAATCATATTTTAAATCTGCAGAAGCAATGAGGCGGTCTTTTCTATCCCTGTTTTGCATGTCGTAGGCAATAAAATAAGGATTCGCCAGATAGATATTTGAGGACACCAGGTATTCATTCCCATTTTCATCTACTCTTTGGCTCAGGTTTCTGACATCATAATTGGTGGGTAGCAATTGAACCCCTACATTGGGATTCCAGGAGAAATCGCCTGAACTCGGTCTGTTTTCTACGCGCTCCCTGATGTATTGAACACTCATCTGTGCCGTCAGTTTATCTGTTGCTTTTAAGTTTCCATTCAAAGAAAAGTTGTTTCTTTTCAAGCTGGAATTGGGCATGAGGTCGTGGTTGTTTAAGTCTGAAACAGAAAAACGAAGCGTTGCTTTTTCAGATCCTCCATATAGGGAAATCGTATTGGCAAAGGTATTCCCGTCATTGTAAAAGTTGCGGCTATTGTTTTTTATCGCGCTGTAAGGGCGAAGAACACCGTCAAACTGCATCACCGGTGAGCCATCCAGCTTTGCACCCCAGTTTGAGGTTCCGGCCTGAAGGGCAGTCGCCTTATCTTTTGGAGCGACCCCGTTTGTTCCCTGTCCGTAGACATATTGAAAATCCTTTTCATTGTTAAAAATGGGCTGATCCAGTGTGTAGGAACCGTTATACTCTACACCTATTCCTTTTTGGGCCTTTCCGGATTTGGTGGTAATGAGGATGGCACCATTAGAAGCCCTTGCCCCGTAAAGTGCCGCGGCCGGCCCGCCTTTCAGGACACTCATCGTTTCGATATCATCAGGATTGATGCTGGAAATACCATCACCGCCATCGCCGCCGCCATAAAATACAGAGCTCTGACCGAAATTGGTATTGACCAATGGGATTCCATCAATCACGTATAAAGGCTGGTTATTTCCAGAGATGGAACCATTTCCACGAATCACTACCCTACTGGAGCCCATAGATCCTGAAGCAGGTTTGGTTACGTTGACCCCTGCGACCCTTCCAACAAGGGAATTGGCAACATTCGTTTCCCTGGCCTTGGTAAACTCCTCGCCTTTCACTTCCGTTACGGCATAGCCAAGCGCCTTTTTCTCTCTTTTGATCCCGAGAGAGGTGACCACGACTTCATTCAGTGCTACATCATCCTCAGCTAAAGAGACATTGATTTCTTTTCTGCCATTTACCGCGATCTGCATTTCTTTAAAGCCTATAAAACGGAAAATCAGAATCGCATCAGCAGCAGCTTCCAGGTTATATTTTCCATCCTGATTGGTGGTGGTACCCTTTCCCTGCTGATTTTTAACCAGGATGGATACGCCTGGCAATTTATTCCCTTTGGAATCGGTTACAGTTCCGGTTATGCGGGTGTCCTGGATGAACAAGCGCGTTTCCGGATTGCTTTTGCGCCCTGCAAAGGCAGGGGCAAACAGCAATAAGAGGAGGAACAGCTGAATAGCGCTGATCCTCAACATCGTAAATAAAGTTTTCATATTTGGTTATATTTTGGTGGTTCAATTTTTTCAATGGCCATCGGCCATTTGCGGGATGTTTCGTTGGTCTGGTTCTAATTTTATCCCATAGGCAGTTTGTCTTTTTTATTCTGATCAATCAATTGATATATCCTTTGTACCGTTGCTGCGGATCTCCATTCATCCTCGGGAGTATGGAGCACATAATCCAGCAACTGATCTATTGTACTCGTGGCCACGTGAATGCGGGAATCTGAAGAGGCATAATAGATAAAGACCTTTCCATCCTCATCGTTGATCCAGCCATTACTGAACACCACATTAGAGACATCGCCTACTCTTTCTGCGCCCTCCGGAGCAAGAAAGTATCCTGCAGGCTTATGG comes from the Pedobacter sp. FW305-3-2-15-E-R2A2 genome and includes:
- a CDS encoding SusC/RagA family TonB-linked outer membrane protein → MKTLFTMLRISAIQLFLLLLLFAPAFAGRKSNPETRLFIQDTRITGTVTDSKGNKLPGVSILVKNQQGKGTTTNQDGKYNLEAAADAILIFRFIGFKEMQIAVNGRKEINVSLAEDDVALNEVVVTSLGIKREKKALGYAVTEVKGEEFTKARETNVANSLVGRVAGVNVTKPASGSMGSSRVVIRGNGSISGNNQPLYVIDGIPLVNTNFGQSSVFYGGGDGGDGISSINPDDIETMSVLKGGPAAALYGARASNGAILITTKSGKAQKGIGVEYNGSYTLDQPIFNNEKDFQYVYGQGTNGVAPKDKATALQAGTSNWGAKLDGSPVMQFDGVLRPYSAIKNNSRNFYNDGNTFANTISLYGGSEKATLRFSVSDLNNHDLMPNSSLKRNNFSLNGNLKATDKLTAQMSVQYIRERVENRPSSGDFSWNPNVGVQLLPTNYDVRNLSQRVDENGNEYLVSSNIYLANPYFIAYDMQNRDRKDRLIASADLKYDFTSYLYARLLAGTDFAYRLSENVTPEGSAIASGGMSENQRYVGEFNSQLMLGFKKNVANDFSVDAFVGGNIMKSKESNLNASGSQFIVPFFYSVNNTVTQGRSYNLYKKQFNSLFASAELGYKGYLYATFTGRNDWFSTLSRASNSIFYPSASLSFVASQAMTMPSWVSFAKLRTAWSKTGSDSDISAYAQSLTYYFGQQHLGQSLAYVNEGTIPNTRLKPATSKSYELGLDTRLFDDRIGLELTWYNRKTVNDILSSQISVGSGFSNVRLNSGEMVNKGLEMMISGTVFKQKSMSWDMSFNMGYNKNNIISLADGQQSMTIQQSRPGLYGDGGTPVFIRAEVGKPFGIIQGSGYKRDGSGKIVFNAKGLPVESELRNIGNSVSPYTLGYNNNFRYKNFNLGILLDAKFGGKISSGTNNLAYLAGLSKETLPGREGGVVGAGVNEQGQPNTVNVPAQEYYSWVANHIAEEFVYDASFVKLRQVVLGVNLPKTWVNKIKMSDVSLSFVARNLFTLYKKVPLVDPESTFLTGNVQGIEMLSVPATRSFGLNLNCKF